A single genomic interval of Rhododendron vialii isolate Sample 1 chromosome 3a, ASM3025357v1 harbors:
- the LOC131320075 gene encoding uncharacterized protein LOC131320075 isoform X6 has protein sequence MNCSVRVSDVLKLLVPLVIPSHHLWASTMRSVAHSQALSIGDPPMRVGDGGTSFDERQIEPNDTDESEETSLAASMSKSLELDLGVLSRKSKQNIETKLQQVGLPKRPVLLQEPTSATKKSLVSSKLKMFQADQPEKQDPLGKTPSNDIRPGIKPPPAVKLQSKDPKLEDLARPRKTTSEMLKKPSLFGESQRIQKYEMKREEHIGFGKDYNGDQISEVIRKPVKLTSEMLKNPSVIGESQQIQPYKAKKEEHIASDIDLNWCKWSQDAGQLEEPSTTHIRVKENESVTKPKGGLGRSGEVQQIHTYKAKREEYFGFDEDLNRSKSSLDTRQLKEPSIAHIQVEETKSIVENESRKSPNDLEGTSAVEAATVVERHGSGICSTYSNRIDIQGVSEDKLESATLFENEDFTCESSDAWIFPDHVRRLCITTGSIEVESGLVEGFRIQERTPEGRNCFSLPEHVEKPNIQPGDCDVLNNGDEISDELRTTQLDNSAQVESSNGPLGQAVKVAIMVAFGVLVFFTRQRKHRSACYSHINDYCIVFLNYLVLGLYRMWIHLTPK, from the exons aTGAACTGCTCAGTAAGAGTCTCAGACGTACTGAAACTGCTAGTACCACTGGTGATACCGTCACATCATCTTTGGGCATCAACCATGAG AAGTGTTGCCCATAGCCAAGCATTGAGCATTGGAGATCCACCCATGCGAGTTGGAGATGGAGGAACTTCTTTTGACGAGAGACAAATTGAGCCA AATGATACAGATGAAAGTGAAGAGACTTCATTGGCGGCCTCCATGTCAAAAAGCCTAGAACTGGATCTTGGTGTTTTAAGTAGGAAATCAAAGCAGAATATTGAGACTAAGTTACAACAAGTTGGTCTTCCCAAAAGACCGGTTTTACTTCAAGAACCTACATCTGCTACGAAGAAGAGTTTAGTTTCTTCCAAGCTGAAGATGTTTCAGGCTGATCAACCAGAGAAGCAGGATCCCCTTGGGAAAACTCCTAGCAAT GATATCAGACCTGGTATTAAACCACCACCAGCAGTGAAATTGCAATCTAAGGATCCAAAATTGGAGGATTTAGCTAGGCCAAGAAAGACAACTTCTGAAATGCTCAAGAAGCCTTCTCTATTTGGGGAGTCGCAAAGAATCCAGAaatatgaaatgaaaagggaaGAGCATATTGGTTTTGGTAAAGATTATAATGGGGATCAAATTTCGGAAGTTATCAGGAAGCCAGTCAAGCTGACTTCTGAAATGCTCAAGAATCCTTCTGTAATTGGGGAATCACAACAAATCCAACCATACAAAGCGAAAAAGGAAGAGCATATTGCTTCTGATATTGATTTAAATTGGTGCAAATGGTCTCAGGATGCTGGGCAGTTGGAGGAGCCAAGTACCACACATATACGAGTCAAAGAAAATGAATCAGTTACGAAGCCAAAGGGAGGTTTGGGGAGGTCAGGGGAGGTCCAacaaatacatacatacaaaGCGAAGAGAGAAGAGTATTTTGGTTTTGATGAAGACTTAAATAGGAGCAAATCATCTCTGGACACTAGGCAGTTGAAGGAGCCAAGTATCGCACATATCCAAGTAGAAGAAACCAAATCAATTGTGGAGAATGAATCGAGAAAGAGCCCAAATGATTTGGAAGGAACGTCAGCGGTTGAAGCAGCTACAGTCGTGGAGAGGCATGGAAGTGGAATTTGCTCTACTTATTCCAATCGAATAGATATCCAAGGGGTTTCAGAGGATAAGTTGGAATCAGCAactttatttgaaaatgaagatTTTACTTGTGAAAGCTCTGATGCCTGGATATTCCCAGATCACGTGAGGCGCTTGTGTATAACTACTGGAAGCATAGAAGTAGAATCAGGTTTAGTTGAAGGTTTTCGAATCCAAGAAAGGACACCTGAAGGAAGAAACTGTTTTTCATTGCCAGAACATGTGGAAAAG CCAAATATTCAACCTGGAGATTGCGATGTGTTGAATAATGGTGACGAGATTTCTGATGAGCTGAGAACAACACAGCTTGATAATTCTGCCCAAGTTGAATCTTCTAATGGACCACTTGGACAG GCAGTAAAAGTTGCAATAATGGTAGCTTTTggagtacttgttttttttacaaGACAAAGAAAACACAGGTCTGCTTGCTATTCTCATATAAATGACTATTGCATAGTTTTCTTGAACTATCTGGTATTAGGATTGTACCGAATGTGGATCCACCTAACTCCAAAATAG